In Massilia sp. METH4, the genomic window CTGGCCCACCTGGTGGCCCGCAAACTCGCCGCCAACGGCACCCAGCTCGACCCGTGGCAGCTGCGCGCGCTGACCTACGGCTGCCGCGCCGCCAAGGAAAACCTGCTGGCCGACGCCAGCGCGGAGAGCTGGCCGATCGTCGTGCCGAGCCGCGGCTCGAAGCTGATCGGCGGCTCGATCCGCACCGAGCTGACGCGCGACGAGGTGACGGCGTTCATCACCGACGGCTTCTTCCCCAAGGTCGAGGCGACGGCCCGCCCGGCCGTGCGTACCCGCGCCGGCCTGACGCAACTGGGCCTGCCCTATGCGCAGGATGCGGCAATCACGCGCCACCTGGCCGCCTTCCTGGGCCGCCAGAAAGGCGCCACGGCCGAGGTGCCGGGCTTCGCGGACCGCCAGAACCCCGACCACTCGTTCCTGCACCCGAGCGCGGTGCTGTTCAACGGCGGCGTGTTCAAGTCGGCGCTGCTCGCCCAGCGCGTGATGGACACGATCAACGAGTGGCTATACATGGAAGGCGCGGAACCGGCCCGCATGCTGGGCGGCGCGGACCTGGACCTGGCCGTGGCGCGCGGCGCGGCGTATTACAGCTACGTGCGGCGCGGCGCCGGCGTGCGCATCCGCGGCGGCACGGCCCGTTCGTACTACGTGGCGGTGGAATCGTCGATGCCGGCCATTCCCGGCATGGAACCGCCGATCCAGGCGCTCTGCGTGGCGCCGTTCGGCATGGAAGAAGGCAGCGAGCTGGAACTGCCGGGCCAGGAATTCGGCCTCATCGTGGGCGAACCCGTGAACTTCCGCTTCTTCGGTTCCTCCACGCGCCGCCAGGACCAGATCGGCACCGTGCTCGATTTCTGGGCGCCGGACGAGCTGACCGAACTGAACGAGATCCACGCCGAACTGTCGCCGGAAGGCCGCCAGCCGGGCGACGTGGTGCAGGTGCGCCTGCACGCCCGCGCCACCGAGGCGGGCACGCTGGAACTGCTGGCGGTGGCCGATGACGGCCAGCGCTGGAAGGTGGAATTCGACGTGCGCGGCGCCGGCGAAGGGCAATGACGCCTTACCTGGTCAGCATCGACCTCGGCACCACCAACACGGTGCTGGCTTATGCGCCGCCGGGCGCCACCGATATCCAGTTGCTCGATATCGAGCAGTTGACCGCGCCGGGCGAGGTGCACGGCGCGCTGCTGCTGCCCTCCGTGCGCTATCACCCGGCCGAGGGAGAACTGGCGCCGGGCGAACTGCAACTGCCGTGGGTGCAGGCCGACGTGGCCGGCGTCGAACGCTTCATCGTGGGCCGGCTGGCACGCACGCTGGGCGCCCAGGTGACCGGGCGCTATGTCGCCAGCGCCAAGAGCTGGCTGTCGCATCCGGGTGTCGACCGCACGGCGCCCATCCTGCCTTGGGGCGCGGACGACACCGTGCCAAAGGTTTCACCAGTCGCCGCCAGCGCCAGCTACCTGGCGCACCTGCGCGGCGCCTGGAATAGCCGCTTCCCCGATCACCTGCTGGAAGACCAGCGCATCGTGCTCACCGTGCCCGCGTCGTTCGACGAAGGCGCGCGCGCGTTGACGCTGGAGGCGGCCAAGCTGGCCGGCCTGCACGGCGTGCGCCTGCTGGAAGAACCGCAGGCCGCACTGTACGACTGGCTGTACCGGCACCGCGCCACCCTGGCCGAGGAACTGGCCAATGCCCGGCTGGTGCTGGTGGCCGACGTGGGCGGCGGCACCACCGACTTTTCGCTGGTGCAGGTGGCCGTCAAGAACGGCGAACCGGTGCTGGAGCGGATCGGCGTCGGCAACCACCTGATCCTGGGCGGCGACAATATGGACCTGGCCCTCGCTCACCTGGCCGAAACGCGCCTGGCGGGGCCGGACGCCCAGCAGCGCCTGTCCAGCGGCCGCCTGGCCCAGCTGACGGAACGCTGCCGCGCCGCCAAGGAACAGCTGCTGGCGGCGCATGGCCCGGAATCGGTCAATGTCACGCTGCTGGGTAGCGGCTCCAAGCTGATCGGCGGCAGCCGCTCGGTGGCGCTCACGCGCGCGGACATCGAGCAGGTCGTGGTCGATGGCTTCTTCCCATTGAATGCCGAGCAGCTCGACGCGCGCCGCTCCCGCGGCGGCATCGTCGAATTCGGCCTGCCCTACGCGAGCGACGCGGCCGTGACGCGTCACCTGGCCAGCTTCCTGCGCCAGCATGCGCGCGCGGCCCGCGCCGCCCTTGGCATCGACGACGACACCACCTTCCCCGTTCCCGATACGCTGCTGCTCAATGGCGGCGTGTTCCGCGCC contains:
- a CDS encoding Hsp70 family protein, which codes for MNDTTKDTGNIARYAIGIDLGTTHSALSYVDLAASDGEKTQQSVLGVPQLTAPGTVENLPLLPSFLYLPHPDELAPGELALPWSTEGGEDGKRAIAGEMARSRGATTPIRLVSSAKSWLCHPGVDRRAAILPNDAPEEVTRVSPLEASTRYLAHLRQAWNAAHPEAPFGQQAVTVTIPASFDPAARELTAEAARAAGYDGVTLLEEPQAALYSWIQGSEGRWRKEVKPGDIILVVDVGGGTSDFSLIAITERDGVLEPHRVAVGDHILLGGDNMDLALAHLVARKLAANGTQLDPWQLRALTYGCRAAKENLLADASAESWPIVVPSRGSKLIGGSIRTELTRDEVTAFITDGFFPKVEATARPAVRTRAGLTQLGLPYAQDAAITRHLAAFLGRQKGATAEVPGFADRQNPDHSFLHPSAVLFNGGVFKSALLAQRVMDTINEWLYMEGAEPARMLGGADLDLAVARGAAYYSYVRRGAGVRIRGGTARSYYVAVESSMPAIPGMEPPIQALCVAPFGMEEGSELELPGQEFGLIVGEPVNFRFFGSSTRRQDQIGTVLDFWAPDELTELNEIHAELSPEGRQPGDVVQVRLHARATEAGTLELLAVADDGQRWKVEFDVRGAGEGQ